The Streptomyces uncialis genomic interval GAGGCATACCGCCCTCCCGGCACCCCGTAGGCTCCCTCTTCGTGAGTACGCGCCCCGCACACCCGGAACACATCGGCGATGTGGTGTGCGTGGTGCGCGACCTGGTGAAGACGTACCCCGCCAGCCGAGGCCGGCGCGGAGCCCCCGGCACCCCCGAGGTACGGGCCACCGACCGGGTCCGCCTCGACATCCGGCGCGGTGAGATCTTCGGCCTGCTCGGACCCAACGGCGCCGGTAAGTCCACCCTGGTACGCCAGCTCACCGGACTGATGCGGCCCGACTCCGGCGCCGTCGAGATCCTCGGCCACGACATCGTCCGCCACCCCGAACGCGCCGCCCGTATCCTCGCCTACCTCGGCCAGGAGTCCAGCGCCCTGGACGAGCTGACCGTCTCCCTCGCCGCGGAGACCACCGCCCGGCTGCGCGGCCTCGAACTGCGGGCCGCCCGCGCCGCCCGCGACACGGTCCTCGAAGAACTGGGCCTCACCGCCCTCGCGTCCCGCCCGCTCGCCCGGCTCTCCGGCGGCCAGCGGCGGCTCGCCTGTGTCGCCGCCGCGCTCGTCGGCGAACGCCCGCTGCTGGTGCTCGACGAGCCCACCACCGCCATGGACCCCATCGCCCGGCGCGCGGTCTGGGCCGCGATCGACCGCCGCCGCGCCGAACACGGCACCACCGTCCTGCTGGTCACCCACAACGTCATCGAGGCGGAGACGGTCCTCGACCGGGTCGCCGTCCTCGACCGGGGCCGG includes:
- a CDS encoding ABC transporter ATP-binding protein → MSTRPAHPEHIGDVVCVVRDLVKTYPASRGRRGAPGTPEVRATDRVRLDIRRGEIFGLLGPNGAGKSTLVRQLTGLMRPDSGAVEILGHDIVRHPERAARILAYLGQESSALDELTVSLAAETTARLRGLELRAARAARDTVLEELGLTALASRPLARLSGGQRRLACVAAALVGERPLLVLDEPTTAMDPIARRAVWAAIDRRRAEHGTTVLLVTHNVIEAETVLDRVAVLDRGRVIACDTPGGLKERVAGEVRVELVWRERAPLDIPEVAALRSSATLHGRRWVLRLAPDEARAAVAAVTGGAAFAALDDFTLATPSLEDVYLALGGSDTAAEGLVKL